From the Cryptomeria japonica chromosome 2, Sugi_1.0, whole genome shotgun sequence genome, one window contains:
- the LOC131073195 gene encoding uncharacterized mitochondrial protein AtMg00860-like, with product MNHIFNKQLHKFQLVVFDDILVYSKTWEEHLRHLDKVMGIMESQSLFAKRSKCEFGMTKILYLGHIISARGVQVHQEKIQAILVWLPPKILLEMRGFLGLCSYYRRFVKGFSQIGAPLTELTKRGSFHWDVQAQHTFDKLKEVMSTCPVLTLPDFTRPFILKCDALGEGIGDPIAFESRKLSGAERLYSIYDKEMLAIMHTLTKFRQYLVGAKFVVRTYHNSLQYFLEQRDLNERQQGEQNPGI from the coding sequence ATGaatcacatcttcaacaagcagttGCACAAGTTCCAGTTGGTGGTCTTTGACGACATACTCGTCTACAGCAAAACGTGGGAGGAACATCTGAGGCATTTGGACAAAGTTATGGGAATCATGGAGTCACAATCATTGTTTGCcaagaggtccaaatgtgaatttggaatgacgaAGATATTGTACTTGGGACACATCATCAGTGCCCGTGGGGTTCAAGTACATCAAGAGAAAATTCAAGCCATTCTGGTTTGGCTGCCTCCCAAGATTCTCTTGGAGATGCGTGGATTTCTTGGATTGTGTAGTTATTATAGAAGGTTCGTGAAGGGATTTTCACAGATTGGTGCACCACTAACAGAGCTAACGAAGAGAGGATCCTTCCACTGGGATGTGCAGGCCCAACACACTTTCGACAAATTGAAAGAAGTTATGAGTACGTGTCCAGTTCTGACACTACCAGACTTCACTCGACCTTTCATCTTGAAGTGCGATGCCTTGGGTGAAGGTATTGGAGACCCCATCGCGTTCGAGAGCCGGAAGCTGTCGGGAGCAGAGCGACTGTACTCCATCTACgacaaggagatgcttgccatCATGCACACACTAACGAAGTTTCGACAATACCTTGTTGGAGCAAAGTTTGTTGTACGGACATACCACAACAGTCTACAATATTTCTTGGAGCAGAGGGATTTGAATGAACGACAGCAGGGTGAGCAAAATCCAGGCATttga